The following proteins are co-located in the Hydrogenophaga sp. RAC07 genome:
- a CDS encoding S8 family serine peptidase, giving the protein MTAGWSPLPTGEFTGIHWSAPGAIDGQDPYLAWAEADRFAGYRVEPQGKPPKWLPIVIELAPDANVPALVDASNVRWLQIPRVYLNLPALRFCTAHAKPKFFKKLRTDPQLRGLIQRYELGLPVGHHTQPIHDPCTPGSDPVVAPDRLSGKVLGVIDGGLAFANQVFLNPQGRTRVQHFWRQDDTDDGNWPGNEPHHQTPLDPARAGPRPRDMGYGHELSGAAINDAMAEYTHGGRLDEDALYQHLQLWDLSKPVNHGTHVMSLACGKGNQLNPTDDVASRCDLIAVQLDWSNVLDTSGGAMNVSVLDALMYILARCTPQAQLVVNISWGTLAGPHDGSSILEAAMDQLIDLYGGRLQVTVPAGNAYQSRTHANDTLAPGASVPLHWRIQPDDHTQSFLEIWIPYGAQGVTISVAPPGHAQALPPLHKGQSGLWLGADDLPVCGLIFPNDSALGTGSTCALLALAPTFSRHAKAATAPFGAWQVTLTNTGTEPVVFDAYVERDDVALGQNTGARQSYFEDAWYDTSGNIGSFVDHPDNPTPIRRSGTFNSLSTGQNTVSVGGTRRQASPGGHFARYSPRKPDPDASRPQRAGVKKVPDTLAVSDDNPALWGVLGAGSLSGSVVRLAGTSSAAPQEARRLINRP; this is encoded by the coding sequence ATGACCGCGGGTTGGTCCCCGCTGCCCACCGGCGAATTCACCGGCATTCACTGGAGCGCGCCGGGCGCGATTGACGGACAAGACCCTTACCTGGCCTGGGCCGAGGCCGACAGGTTCGCGGGCTACCGCGTGGAACCCCAAGGCAAACCGCCGAAGTGGTTGCCCATCGTCATTGAACTCGCACCGGACGCCAATGTGCCGGCGCTGGTGGACGCCTCGAACGTCAGGTGGCTCCAGATCCCGCGCGTGTACCTCAACCTGCCGGCGCTGCGCTTTTGCACCGCGCATGCGAAACCCAAGTTCTTCAAGAAGCTGCGCACAGACCCGCAGCTGCGCGGCTTGATCCAGCGCTATGAGCTGGGCCTGCCGGTGGGTCACCACACGCAGCCGATCCACGACCCCTGCACGCCGGGATCGGACCCCGTGGTGGCGCCCGATCGGCTCAGCGGCAAGGTGCTGGGTGTGATCGACGGCGGACTCGCGTTTGCCAACCAGGTGTTTCTCAATCCACAAGGCCGCACGCGGGTCCAACACTTCTGGCGCCAGGACGATACCGATGACGGCAACTGGCCGGGCAACGAGCCTCACCACCAGACGCCGCTGGACCCGGCCCGCGCCGGCCCGCGGCCACGCGACATGGGCTATGGCCACGAGCTCTCGGGCGCTGCGATCAACGACGCCATGGCCGAGTACACACACGGAGGACGGTTGGACGAAGACGCGCTCTACCAACACCTCCAGCTCTGGGACCTGAGCAAACCCGTCAACCACGGCACGCACGTGATGAGCCTGGCCTGCGGCAAAGGCAATCAGTTGAACCCGACGGACGACGTGGCCAGCCGCTGCGATCTGATCGCGGTGCAGCTGGATTGGTCCAACGTGCTCGACACCTCGGGCGGCGCCATGAACGTGAGCGTGCTCGACGCACTCATGTACATCCTGGCGCGCTGCACGCCGCAAGCCCAACTGGTGGTGAACATCAGCTGGGGCACGCTGGCCGGCCCACACGACGGCAGCTCCATCCTGGAGGCTGCGATGGACCAACTGATCGATCTGTACGGGGGGCGTCTGCAGGTAACGGTGCCCGCGGGCAACGCCTACCAAAGCCGCACCCACGCCAACGACACGCTCGCACCGGGCGCATCGGTGCCCTTGCACTGGCGCATACAACCTGACGACCACACGCAAAGTTTTTTGGAGATCTGGATACCCTACGGGGCACAGGGTGTGACGATCAGCGTTGCGCCACCGGGCCATGCGCAGGCCCTGCCGCCGCTGCACAAAGGCCAGTCCGGCTTGTGGCTGGGAGCCGATGACCTCCCTGTGTGCGGCCTGATCTTTCCGAACGATTCGGCACTCGGCACGGGCAGCACCTGTGCGCTGCTCGCACTGGCGCCCACCTTCAGCCGCCACGCCAAGGCAGCCACCGCGCCCTTCGGTGCCTGGCAAGTGACGCTCACCAACACCGGCACCGAACCGGTGGTGTTCGACGCTTACGTGGAGCGCGACGACGTGGCGCTGGGCCAGAACACCGGGGCCCGGCAGTCGTACTTTGAAGACGCGTGGTACGACACCAGCGGCAACATCGGCAGCTTCGTGGACCACCCGGACAACCCCACCCCCATCCGCCGCAGCGGCACCTTCAACAGCCTCTCGACCGGGCAGAACACGGTGAGTGTGGGCGGTACCCGCCGACAGGCTTCACCCGGCGGGCACTTTGCGCGCTACTCGCCGCGCAAGCCCGACCCGGACGCGAGCCGCCCGCAACGCGCTGGCGTGAAGAAAGTGCCCGACACGCTGGCGGTGAGCGACGACAACCCGGCGTTGTGGGGTGTGCTGGGCGCCGGCAGTTTGAGTGGCAGCGTGGTGCGGCTGGCGGGCACCAGTTCGGCTGCACCGCAGGAAGCGCGGCGCCTGATCAACAGGCCTTGA
- a CDS encoding Crp/Fnr family transcriptional regulator: MPVTLPVAFAHPNQHIEALAAQGVQRRYRRGTLLIQEGETGDTLYIVLQGRLRAFLSDNNGRELTLGLYGPLEYVGEMSLDGGPRSANVEAAEPSICAVVTRATLLAYIAEHPEFALELMARLIRRARLATESARSVALIDVYGRLVRLLNSMAQMPNEQGERALKERLTHQQMAQHLACSREMVSRLLKDLETGGYIAVRERWIWLLKNLPARW, from the coding sequence ATGCCGGTCACTCTGCCTGTTGCCTTTGCCCATCCCAACCAACACATTGAAGCGCTGGCCGCCCAGGGCGTGCAGCGCCGTTACCGCCGCGGCACGCTGCTGATCCAGGAAGGTGAGACCGGCGACACCCTCTACATCGTGCTGCAGGGGCGCCTGCGGGCCTTTCTGTCGGACAACAATGGCCGTGAACTGACCCTGGGCCTGTACGGCCCGCTGGAGTACGTGGGCGAGATGTCGCTGGACGGCGGGCCGCGCTCGGCCAACGTGGAGGCGGCCGAGCCCAGCATCTGCGCGGTGGTGACCCGCGCCACGCTGCTGGCCTACATCGCCGAACACCCTGAATTCGCGCTGGAGCTCATGGCCCGCCTGATCCGCCGTGCGCGGCTGGCCACCGAGAGTGCGCGCAGCGTGGCGCTCATCGACGTGTACGGCCGCCTCGTGCGCCTGCTCAACAGCATGGCGCAAATGCCCAACGAGCAGGGTGAACGCGCGCTCAAGGAGCGCCTGACCCACCAGCAGATGGCGCAGCACCTGGCCTGCTCACGCGAGATGGTGAGCCGCTTGCTGAAGGACCTCGAGACCGGCGGCTACATCGCCGTGCGCGAGCGCTGGATCTGGTTGCTCAAAAACCTGCCCGCGCGCTGGTAA